One Papaver somniferum cultivar HN1 chromosome 10, ASM357369v1, whole genome shotgun sequence genomic window carries:
- the LOC113317984 gene encoding thioredoxin H-type 2-like: protein MGAQHSHPYGGQMDHNGSAIQEIHSKHEWRTLLGKNYDTNHLMVVDFTALWCGPCKFFEPTIVGFALKFPDVTFVKIDVDVLPEVANDFNVTAIPAFVMIKEGKEIDKVVGVNKEALEMKIEKHRSQGQQHPLLLQHS from the exons ATGGGAGCTCAACATTCTCACCCTTATGGTGGTCAAATGGACCATAATGGTTCTGCAATTCAAGAAATCCACTCCAAGCATGAATGGCGAACTCTATTGGGAAAAAACTACGACACGAATCACCtg ATGGTGGTGGATTTTACGGCATTATGGTGTGGACCATGCAAATTTTTCGAGCCAACTATTGTAGGGTTTGCTTTGAAATTTCCAGATGTGACCTTTGTCAAAATCGACGTTGATGTACTGCCG GAGGTGGCGAACGATTTTAATGTAACAGCAATACCAGCGTTTGTAATGATCAAAGAAGGTAAAGAAATCGATAAGGTCGTGGGAGTCAATAAGGAAGCACTGGAGATGAAGATAGAGAAGCACAGATCACAAGGGCAGCAACACCCATTACTGCTGCAACATTCATAA
- the LOC113317983 gene encoding keratin, type I cytoskeletal 10-like: protein MADTEVSNSTDGPVLNLMNKRLRALRKKHNRIVQMEEAVSQGKPLNKEQEDVLRSKTAVLALIDEYEKLRQPLHTAVQEEILLSQSQSSQQQQQQQEQEKQPPVAEEVEETQKPNPNNEENVIEDLLNLIYFGNLFDAKPQSDFTSTMLTKTHERGCCLTYDYVTDDATDLLAESDLDLISDLGSLVISRPAHSGVSHKKALSNCLQHAKLWRMNSEEPIQPGSDVTYAALRERLNKIMASDYYTTTPEMKAPVEVAAAAGKFVPCQIPVSESPEPNETENACQYYQQQDEETTNFQGQETGADQSSPIEEGHHEEESEMSNPAGVVSVQHQDQTKLDPGAEGQSQRDGESNEEHTNQRKSYPNHRGGGYGGRRGGYPNGRGGRNSRGGGGGGYQNGRSQYYEQPGNYYPRNYNTRGGRGSRGGNGGYTSNSHGSTAYGSHAQADSPSS from the exons ATGGCAGACACAGAAGTGAGCAACAGTACAGATGGACCAGTATTAAACCTAATGAACAAACGATTAAGAGCACTTAGAAAGAAACATAATCGAATCGTTCAAATGGAAGAAGCTGTTTCACAGGGAAAGCCATTAAACAAAGAGCAAGAAGATGTGCTTCGTTCTAAAACCGCTGTACTTGCTTTAATCGATGAGTATGAAAAGCTTCGTCAACCTCTTCATACTGCTGTTCAAGAAGAAATCCTCCTCTCCCAATCTCAATCcagccaacagcaacagcaacagcaagaaCAGGAAAAACAACCACCAGTTGCTGAAGAAGTTGAGGAGACTCAGAAACCAAACCCTAATAATGAAGAAAATGTGATTGAGGATTTATTGAATCTCATATATTTTGGGAATCTATTTGATGCTAAACCTCAAAGCGATTTTACATCTACCATGTTAACGAAAACTCATGAAAGAGGGTGTTGTTTAACTTATGATTATGTGACTGATGATGCTACTGATTTACTCGCTGAGAGTGATTTGGATTTGATTTCTGACTTGGGGAGTTTGGTTATTTCAAGGCCTGCTCATTCTGGTGTTTCTCATAAGAAAGCTTTGAGTAATTGTCTTCAACATGCTAAGCTTTGGCGTATGAATTCCGAGGAGCCGATTCAACCTGGAAGTGATGTTACTT ATGCTGCATTGAGAGAGAGATTGAATAAGATTATGGCTTCCGATTATTATACTACTACACCAGAGATGAAAGCCCCTGTGGAAGTGGCTGCTGCTGCAGGGAAGTTTGTCCCTTGCCAGATCCCTGTATCTGAGTCCCCCGAGCCCAATGAGACTGAAAATGCATGTCAGTATTACCAGCAGCAG GATGAAGAAACAACAAACTTTCAAGGGCAGGAAACTGGTGCCGATCAGTCTTCTCCTATTGAGGAGGGGCACCATGAG GAAGAGTCAGAAATGTCGAACCCTGCAGGTGTTGTTTCAGTCCAACACCAAGACCAAACTAAACTAGACCCTGGAGCAGAGGGGCAGAGTCAGAGAGATGGAGAGTCAAACGAAGAACACACTAATCAGAGGAAGTCTTACCCAAACCATAGAGGAGGTGGCTATGGTGGTAGGAGGGGTGGTTATCCCAATGGCCGTGGAGGTCGAAACAGCAGAGGCGGAGGTGGTGGAGGGTACCAGAACGGGCGCAGCCAGTATTACGAACAACCCGGAAACTATTATCCAAGAAACTATAACACAAGAGGTGGTAGGGGCAGTAGGGGTGGTAATGGTGGATACACTTCGAACAGTCACGGCTCAACTGCTTATGGCAGCCATGCCCAGGCTGATTCACCAAGTTCGTAA